CCAAACAAGAAAAACAAAGTAAGAGAGAACAAGAGAAGAGAAGAAGAGAAAGTGCAAGAGAAAAAAAAATATCTTTCTTGTGAGAAAATCTTTCTCTTTAAGAAATTACGAATAATTTCTTGAGTGTATTTGGGATCGGGTGTGAGTTGAGAGTTTGTAAAATTTCTCGGGTTGATAATAAAAGATCTGTAGCAGGTCCGGAGACGTAGGCAACATTGGCCGAACTCCGTTAACAATTTTGTGTGTGTTTTCCCGCTCCCATAAATTCTGGTTTTCCGCAAAATTTGACCGCGTATTTCCTAACACTTTCTTGGAGATGGTCCAACATCTTCATATCATCAGTCTGACTAAAATAAGTTTTTTAATAGAATTTGTAGTTTAGTACTGTGTATTAATGTTGGCAAAACATAGAATGACAAATCCTTTACTTGATTTTAATCAAAGGATAAGTCAAGAGTTTTTTTTCTTAAGGAAGTTCAAAATGAAATTACACTTTTATCAAACAAGAGTAGAAAGAAATACAAGAAGATTAAATCAAAAGACATATCTCTCTTCATCTCTATTGTTGTAATCTGGCATCTCATCACACAAGAGACAAAGGAGGAACGAAAAACACACACACACACAAAAAGATCAGTGAACCAAATTGTACTTATCTCTCTCATTATTGCTTATTAGATTTCCACTCCATGATTGCTGAGTAAAGAGTGTAATTAGCAAGAAGGTTCTTGTTAGGCAAAGGAAGGTTTGTCACCGGTGACGTATCATTTTCTCTCAGCCAGTCCTGTATAGCTTCACGATCGTACGTGTACCCATCTGCAGCTACGCATGGCTCGTTCATCACTCCCTATAATCAATGTAAAGAAAACTAGGTTAAATCATGACCAATACAAAGTTTCTTGCAGTGCAAGTAACAAATAATGTACAAACCTTGAGAAGTGGACAAATGAAATGGGATGGAGGACCAGAAGGTGTTCTCCCGATAAGGTTTTGAGCTTTGTCAACGACTTTCCTAAGCCGCTCCAAAGCCGGTATGATCTGATCCTTAAGATCAGGTCTATCTCTGCGTCTTAGTTCAGTACAACACAGCCCTAAAGCAGCTAATTCACGAGTCTCGCTAACAGGCCACGGTCCAGCTTTCACGTCCAACAATGCCATAAACTCAGCATCATCTCCAATAGCTTCTTCAACCATATGAGTAATAGCTATTGCGGGCTTGCCTGTTATCAGCTGAAGAATCACAATCCCTAATGAATACACATCGGACTTGGGTGAGATGATCCCTGTCCGTTGATACTCAGGGTCGATGTAACATAGCGTCCCCACGGGACTTGTTTTCTTGAAGACGGTTAGTTTAGAAGCAGCGTCGTCTTGGTTAACCATCGTGGAGAGACCAACGTCGCCTAGTTTGCTGACGAAGTTGTGGTCAAGTAAGATGTTTCCTGGTTTGAGGTCACGGTGAATGATTGGTCTAGGCTTGGACTTGTGGAGGAAGACTAGCGCTGAAGCGACTTCTAAAGCGATCCTGAAACGCTCGAACCAAGGGATAGCAGGTGTGTCGTTGACTTGCATCAACCTGTCATCTAAGCTTCCGTTGTCCATGTATTCGTAGACAAGGCAGCCTCGTTCGGGACATGCACCAAGGAGGAGGACAAGGTGAGGATGTCGTATCTTGCTCAAGATCTCAAGCTGTCAAAACATAAATGCAAAATATTTTAGACTCTGATTGGTAAGATTTTGGTAAACAAAAAAAGAAACTGAGGAGTGAAGTAAGCCATAAGGTAATTTACTAGAGTGGGTCCTGAAATCTTAAGAGTGCATAAAATTTTTAAGGTAAAACTTAATAAAAATTTCTTCTTATAATATAGGTGCGGTAAAACTTATTTATATTTACTTTTAAAAATTTAGGAGTCAAAACGAATGTTTCATCAGGCCTATAGCCTATTGTGTGATGCATATTACATTTTTAAATTTAGGAGTCAAGACGAATGTTTCATCAAGCCATGTTTAATGTAAATAGAAAACTGACCTCTTGATCAAACTGTTTAGAGAGCTGAGTTTCTCCTGCATGAAGGACCTTGACAGCACCCGTCGTGTGATGAAGATTACATTTGTAAACGGTTCCATAGGCTCCCATTCCGATCTTGAGATCTTCAGAAAAGTCAGAAGTCGCGGCTGCAATCTCCTCCCATGAATAGTGTTGGTACTGGATCCCCGGAGAGACGAGAGAAGCCTGGAGCTTATCTTTCTCTTTAGCATCGCGCTCTGCTTTGATCTCAGCTTCTCTTCTACGTAAAGCCTCTTTCATCATGAGTTCTTTAACCTTCTCTGCCTCCTTCATCGTCTCTTCGTACCTCTGCTTCTCCTTTGAAGCTGTATCTTTAGCTAATTCTTCCTTTTCTTTCAGCTCCATAAGCTTCTCTGACTCCTCATATTTTCGCTGGTTTAGCTCAGTTAGCTGCAACCAAAACATAAATAAGAACACATAATGTAACATAACAAGAAAAATGCCACGGTCAAAAGTTTAGACTAAAACCTTTTGAGAGGCATCAACAGTCTCGGTTTGAGCCATAGCATACATCTCCTGAACATGTTTCAGCTCGGCTCTCAGCTTCTCTATCTCAAAATTCAGATTCACCTACATAATTAGACATAACTTCAGTTACAAACATAAATAAGTTATGTCTCTCCGGACAAAGAAAACAGAATCAAGATCAAGACAGTTTGATTGCTCTGAGTCAGGAAAATGATATGATACTCTAGAATCTAGTTCTCTGTTGAAATTACACATCAAAAGTTTAAAGAAACCAACACTAATATATATGAGACTTTGGCCCACTTAACGTCAATTGATTTTAAGTTGGAAGTCCATGAAACTTAACACTCTCAGATCTCTAGAAAAAGAATATCAAGAACCAACACAGTTAAGTTACCTGATTATTATCGGTCACGGAATGGACACTGAGGAGGCCCTCAGACATGTTAGAAGCTTGATGAGAAACAAAAGAATAGTTCTCAGGAACCACTGCTCCCCAATCCATATTTGTTATATCGTGGTTGTTGCTCGATGATGAGCTCATGATCGATCTCCTATCCTCGTGATCTCTCCATTTTGAAGCAAAGCTCATCGCGTGATACGCCTCCGCTCCCATTGGAAACGATGCACTAAAGCTCTCATTGCTAGTGGTACTCTTCTTCTCTTCATTACCACCGCTCGGTACAATCTGCATCGCCCTCCCTGTAGACACTTCTGACTGGTCCGTCTCGCTAGAACTCGTATCCATTTGGACCACCGCGCTGCTGCCCACCTCCGAATGTTTTGCAGGGTGGAGGAAATGAGAGACTCGGGATTGCGCTTCCGAAACAAACGAAAGAAAGTCTTGGTAATCTGTTTCAGACGACCAAATAAATAACTATTAAATTTCATGGGCTTCCAACTTAAAACAATAACTAACATTTTTAAAGACTACCAGAGGGTACTCTAGGACTAGGACTATCAGTGGAGCCACTCGTGAAGCTGTCTCTCTCTATTCTCTCGATCCTTATCGTTCCGCTAGCGTCTGAATCAGAAGGACGCACGGATGCTAGCTTCCCCTTTGAGACTACATAGACTGTGCAGAATCTTGGAACAGCAGTTGCAATCATAGAAGACATATCGATCTTTCTTGAAAAGAATCCGCGAAGAGACATTCCTATAACGAGTTTGGTGACTCTTGTTCCAGCAATCTCTTCTGCTATCGCAGCCACCGGATCGTGCGACTCCAGCACCAGAATCTCTACTCGCACCTATGTTACACCATTTTAGATACTTTCAGATTTTGAGAAAACAGAACAAGAAAGGAAAGTCTTGAGACCAAACCTTTCTCCTTTCGAACATTTTCTTGTAAGGACGGAGCGTCTCGTTTGTGTTCCAATCCACTTCTTGTCTGTAAGCTGATACTACGTCAGCTTTTAGCTCGGATATCGATATCGCATTGCCCACTGAAACCGAATAAGAAAGACTCAAATCTTTGTTCCCAAAGACATAGATATTTTGCATAAGCTATAAAAAATATTTTAAGTCACAACTTACTAGGGGTAGGGATGTAAGTGACAGGAGGACGAACATAGATCAATTTGAAATCAGAGAAGCCTTCAGGGATGAACTTCTCAAGAGCCCAAAAGGCTACGTATTTGCTCTTCTTTTTACCATTAATGGCTACAGCTACAGCAGGAGATGGTGTAGGAGGTAGAGATAGGTGTTCGCTTAATGATCTTGCTGGTTTTTTTCCTTCCATTGTGGCTTTCAGACAAAAGTCAACACAGAACTTACCTTGTAGTTATGTTCTAACAAAGAACAATGAGGAGGAGGAAGAAGAACAAGACCCCTAAAGTTTGGTGATCTTATGACATTTTCTTAAAGACAGAAAAATTGCCACAAGCAAACACGTTGTTGCCGCGAACACCTTTATTTATAGTTAGCTCACTAATTAATTATTTTTTTCATACGTTGAAATAGTAGTACATACTTTTCTCTGTCTTGTTTCTATAAAATTATCGTTATATACGTCGTAAAAGTATCTACGTCGTATATCCCTCAGTTTTTGTTTTAAATAAACAAAGTCAAACAAATAAAATAAAGGCTTGAGATTGTTATTAAAGTATGTATACATATACAATTAGAAGATGGTAAAATTAATAAAGATAGAATTCATTACAAGTGTAACCTGAGAAAAGTTTTACATTACTTAATCAGAAAGATATTAGGCCGTAAACTCTTTTTACATTTGCTTTGAGTTAAGAAAGAATATAGAAATAGATTTAAAATACATTTCTAATTTGAATTCATGGACTGACTACATTGCTCCACGAGACAATGTAGAAACTACGAGATCTTTCTAAAAACATCTCTGGATATCTTGGTAAAAATGAGTTTTTAAATCTCTAACTATTTGAAATCGGCACTTTTAATACTCAACTATCACTCTCGCAGATTTAATCCTCAAATCATGATTGACTGTGAAAAATTAGACTTGAAAAAGTCAAACATTAATTACTAGACAGAAACGTTAAATGTAATTAGAAAATGGATCGAGTTTGGCTTTCAAAACTCCAAAATCAGTAATATCGATTGTGTCATATGATTTTGAGTGATAGAAAGTGATTCACAACGACTGAAGATCAAACAAGTGTACTTCCTGTGAGAGAATGGTGAAAATCTATTTCAGAACTAGTGGTGGAATTTGGAAAAAACTCTGATTTGAAGAGCATTCAGAATTCTAATTCCGATAGAGAGTGAAAGGTAAATGATTAAGCTCCGTTGAATCATGTCTGAGTTCCTAAGTGGGTTTTCACCATCCTTTCACCGACTTGTTTGATTTAAAGTCGCCGTGAATCGCTTCTTCTCACTCAGAATCGCATAGACATAACTGATATTTGGGATTGGGGTTTTGTAAGCCAAACTCAATCTCTTTTCTAATTACAATTAACGTCTGATTTCTTAAGCCTAATTTTGCGCAATCAACCATGATTTCAAGACTAAATATACACAAGTGATAGTTGAGTATTAAAAGGGTTGATTTCAAATAGTTGGAGATTTATAAGTTCCTTTTCCCGGATATCTTATGGTGTAGAAAAATTAACGAGCATTCTGTCAAATTAGTAGACTAAGGACTACAAAGAACATTTATCCAAATAAAGAGCTCACTACACTTTTTTGTTTTTTTTGAGAAAAGCTGAAGATTAAGGAGTTTTCTACACTTTTTATTACTATTTAATCTATTAAATTAGAGTCATATAAATTTTTGTGTGATTTTTTATTTGGACTATCTCTAAGAAAATTTATCAAATTACACATAATTTAATTATAATATATTTTAATATTTTTATATTTTATTTGAAATACAAATAAACAACTTTCTTTACAAAATTCTAACAAAATCTTTAAAACATCTATTTGCACTTTATTTTCGTAATTAATTAATTTAAATTCTTATTATCATTAAAATGAAATTAAAAAATTAAAATCAATTCAGTTTTGATTTAAAAATTAAAATTAAAATCACATAGAATATTTTACTGATAATTGAAATTTAAATTAATTGATTTTTGGAAATGAAAATTTTAAAATATTTTGTTAGATTTTTGTAAAAAAATATTCATTTTTATTTGAAAAAATAAAAATATATCTAACCTATTAAATTAGAGTCATATTTTGGACTTCATATGTTATATTTAATTTTGAACTATCAAACACGGATTCATATAAATTATTTAAATTGATTATATAAAATATCTCAAACTATTTAAAACTGATGGAAAATTAAGATTAAGATTATTAGTTCATGATTGTTGGACCCAATTTCGGTCAATACATTAATGGCCACGGTCAAGGATATGGGCTGCAAAGAGTTAAAGCTCATAGCGAGCACGCGAGCTCGAGATGGAGACTTCGAAGATCCAGAGATCGCTGAGGAGGTTGCAACAATCGCGGGGAGATATGGCTATAAAAGAAGACCAGAGGTCAAGTCGAAGGACACGTTGAAAACCCTAGAGAGAGCTACACCCATACTTCGACCTTGTTTTCATCCAGCTTTAGATCCTTACTTTTAACGATCTCGTTTGTAACATTCGATCTTGTTTCACTCATTGTATTCGGTCTTACTCATCAATAAAATCTATTTTTGCCTACTGGAATCTGATTATATCGTTGTGTTCTAAAGATATCGTTGCCTACATCATTTATCTTCCCTAGATTAAACTACCGATCACTACTAAATACTTAGTGTAGATTTTAGGATCTACAATGATGACTCATTTAGAGTTAGAGCTGGTATTGACTTCTGACTAACACTTCATATACAAAAATTTATATTCGGTTTTCAGATCTCAGTGACGGACCTACGATCATTTTAAAAGATAGAAAGATGAACTCAAATAAACTAAACGTTTAAAATGAAATTTAGCCGCGTGCGGGTTCTATCCTAGTTAAAGCTAAATACCCAATCCATTATAATTTCAATAAAGATTTGATTCTCCGTGAGCATGATTTACGGACATAGTTTGAGTTATCGCTTACATATTAAGATCAAAATTGAAATTATAGGATAACATTTAGTCGCCTACATGACATTCTCGTCCGTTTTGTCACGTCTTTTCTTGCTTACTATACCTTATGACTATTTATCATATGCTTTATTAATGAGAAAACTGCAACAACTAGAGATCTAGTCTTATAGAATCGTCGAGGATATACCTAGGAA
This genomic interval from Brassica oleracea var. oleracea cultivar TO1000 chromosome C2, BOL, whole genome shotgun sequence contains the following:
- the LOC106325873 gene encoding U-box domain-containing protein 52, which translates into the protein MEGKKPARSLSEHLSLPPTPSPAVAVAINGKKKSKYVAFWALEKFIPEGFSDFKLIYVRPPVTYIPTPMGNAISISELKADVVSAYRQEVDWNTNETLRPYKKMFERRKVRVEILVLESHDPVAAIAEEIAGTRVTKLVIGMSLRGFFSRKIDMSSMIATAVPRFCTVYVVSKGKLASVRPSDSDASGTIRIERIERDSFTSGSTDSPSPRVPSDYQDFLSFVSEAQSRVSHFLHPAKHSEVGSSAVVQMDTSSSETDQSEVSTGRAMQIVPSGGNEEKKSTTSNESFSASFPMGAEAYHAMSFASKWRDHEDRRSIMSSSSSNNHDITNMDWGAVVPENYSFVSHQASNMSEGLLSVHSVTDNNQVNLNFEIEKLRAELKHVQEMYAMAQTETVDASQKLTELNQRKYEESEKLMELKEKEELAKDTASKEKQRYEETMKEAEKVKELMMKEALRRREAEIKAERDAKEKDKLQASLVSPGIQYQHYSWEEIAAATSDFSEDLKIGMGAYGTVYKCNLHHTTGAVKVLHAGETQLSKQFDQELEILSKIRHPHLVLLLGACPERGCLVYEYMDNGSLDDRLMQVNDTPAIPWFERFRIALEVASALVFLHKSKPRPIIHRDLKPGNILLDHNFVSKLGDVGLSTMVNQDDAASKLTVFKKTSPVGTLCYIDPEYQRTGIISPKSDVYSLGIVILQLITGKPAIAITHMVEEAIGDDAEFMALLDVKAGPWPVSETRELAALGLCCTELRRRDRPDLKDQIIPALERLRKVVDKAQNLIGRTPSGPPSHFICPLLKGVMNEPCVAADGYTYDREAIQDWLRENDTSPVTNLPLPNKNLLANYTLYSAIMEWKSNKQ